The nucleotide sequence AAATAATACCTCAAGGGCGGGCGCCTCGCGTCCAAATTGTCCCTTTCCGGGAAGGGTTCTTCCAATAACCGGAAATCATAAATCGCATCTTCATCCGGAACAAATAGAGTTTACCTCCGAAACAGATTAATAATTAATAACTTATAAAATAGTTATTCGTTTCAGGTTCTTTTGGCATGTTAGTAGCTAAAAAAATTCAGGCATTGACCTTATCATTTATAAACCCAAAAAGAAAAACTATGACGACAGGCAGTTCAAAATCGTTTGGAGCACGGCTCCTTAAATCACAGAGTCTGTTAACTTACATCAGCGGGTTTAACGATTTCAATCCGCCACGGCCGGAAGAGGGCGTAGCCGGAATGACGTCGCTGATAAATTCGGCGGTTGCCGTCAATGCCTCAGAGGTGATACGCCTTGAGAACTACCGCAAAGCCACAGAGGTCAGGGCTAAAGCCTTCCGGCGCAATGAAGGCTCCATTGAACGCCTCATCCCTGCGATTAGGGGCGCCGTGGAATCTCAATACGGGAAACCCTCGGCCGAACTAAGCATGATTGACAGCATTATCCGCCGCATGCGTTCCTCGCGGCACATTCTTCCACCCACCGACCCTGCGAATCCAACCAACGAAAGGTCGGTTCACCAGACCGAACGCTCCTTCGGAACCGTAACCCTGCTTTTTAACGACATTGTCAACTGCCTCACCCAGTTCACAGGGTATTCACCCGCCAACGACAACCTCAAGGTGGCCAGCCTTCAGGCGTATACACAGAACATAAACATCCTGAACCAGAATGTGTCGGTGGCCATTCAACTCCTGCATAACGAACGTGCGCAACGCACCGCCCTGTACAAGGAACTCAAGGAAAGGGTGAAACGCATCAGAGCGTATGTCAAGGCGCAGTACGGCACACGGTCGAACGAAATGCAGCTCATATCACGCCTGGGGTTCTGACAACCATTGAAGCATTGGTTTGTATGACAGCCAGCTTTATTAGTGAAGAACTAATAGTGAATAGTGAATAGTGAAAAGTGCCTGTCCGCCTATGGCGGAAAGAGTGAATGGTGAATAGTGCCGGCATCCTCAACTCATCAACTCACGATCCGTCAGGAGACGGATTTCGGCTACGCCTCAACTCACGACTCCTGACTCTCGACTCACGACTCACGACTCATCACTAATTCCTTCGTTTTCTTCAAATTGCATTACATTATATATATAGGGATAAAAAAATTTCAGGCTTAAATTGGGAGAGGTGACTTAAACCCGTATATTTGCCGAATATTTCAGTAAATTATTATAAATTAAAAATATATCTTGTATGAAGCGTAAAAATGTTATCATTATCGGTGCGGCCGGAAGAGATTTTCACAATTTCAATACGTACTTCCGCGACGTAGAAGAGTACAATGTCCTTGCCTTTACCGCAGCTCAGATTCCAGACATTGACGGCAGAAAATATCCTAAAGAACTTGCCGGTAAACTTTATCCCGAAGGTATTCCCATCTTCGCCGAGAGCGACCTTCCCAAGCTCATCAAAGATCTTGACATTGACATCTGCGTTTTCGCTTACAGCGATGTACCTTATCCCCGCGTAATGAACATGAGCGCTATCGTTAACACAGCCGGCGCCGACTTCATGCTTCTCGGACCCAAACAAACACAGGTTAAGAGCACCAAGCCGCTTATTGCTGTTTGTGCTGTTCGTACCGGTTGCGGCAAAAGCCAGACTTCACGCAGGGTTATTGAAATTTTAATGGAACAGGGTCTCAAAGTGGTGGCTATCCGTCACCCGATGCCTTACGGCGACCTGAACGCACAGAAAGTTCAGCGTTTTGCTACCGTTGAAGATTTGAAAAAACACAAATGCACCATCGAGGAAATGGAAGAATACGAACCCCATGTAGTTCGCGGAAACGTGATCTATGCCGGTGTTGACTACGAAGCCATTCTCCGCGAAGCAGAAAAAGAAGCTGACGTAATCCTGTGGGATGGCGGCAACAACGACTTCTCTTTCTACAAAACAGACCTTTTCATTACCGTAGCCGATCCTCATCGTCCGGGTCATGAAGTAAATTATTATCCCGGCGAAGCTACGTTGCGCATGGCCGACGTTGTTGTTATCAACAAAATTGACAGCGCCGCTCCCGAAAGCATTCAGATAGTTCGCGACAATATTGCCAAGGTTAATCCTAAAGCTATTGTTATTGACGGAGCGTCACCGCTTACCGTTGACAAACCCGAATTGATCCGCGGCAAAAGAGTGCTCGTTATCGAAGACGGTCCCACGCTTACACACGGTGAGATGAAAATTGGTGCAGGCTGCGTTGCCGCTATGAAATACGGTGCTGCCGAACTGGTAGACCCGAGACAATATGCTGTTGGCAAACTCGCTGAGACATTCAAAATTTACCCGAATATCGGAACATTGCTTCCGGCTATGGGTTATGGCGAACAGCAGGTAAAGGATCTGGAAAAAACTATTGCCAACACTCCCTGTGATGCAGTAGTGATTGCCACTCCTATTGACCTGAGCCGCATTGTTAAAATAGACAAACCCTGTGTAAAGGTTGGTTACGACCTTCAGGAAATTGGCCATCCCGACCTGGACGATGTTCTTTGTACGTTTTTAAAGAAACATGACCTGGCGAAAAAAGGATGTTCCTGCTGCGGTTAATATCAAATTCGAGAGGCGACGGTTGTCGCCTCTTTTTTTTGGGCATTGAGGTCGTTTCGACAAGCTCAACGACCGGGTGAGTCGCACACTGAGCTGTTACCTTGAGCATGCCGAAAGGCTGTCGAAGGGTGCAGAATGAAATAAAAAAAAACTGATACAAAATCATAATATGAAAAACAGAAGCCTTATATCCATTGATGACTTAAGCCGCGACGAATATTTTCAGATACTTGATGCCGCGGAAGCTTTTGAGAAAAATCCAAATCAGGATATCCTGAAAGGAAAAATTGTAGCGACCTTATTTTTTGAACCATCAACACGTACGCGCCTGAGTTTTGAAAGTGCGGTGAACCGGATGGGCGGCCGCGTAATCGGCTTTTCAGACCCGTCGGGAAGCAGCGTGCAGAAAGGCGAATCGCTGAAAGATACCATACTCACCGTATGCAGCTACAGCGACCTGATTGTAATCCGGCACCCCAAAGAAGGAAGTGCGCGCTACGCAAGCGAAGTTGGCTCAGTGCCTGTAATAAATGCAGGCGACGGTTCCAACCAGCATCCTACACAGTGCCTGCTCGACCTGTACAGCATTCGCAAAACCCAGGGCACACTCGACAACCTGAACATTGCATTTGTGGGCGACCTCAAACACGGGCGTACCGTGCACTCACTGGCCATCGCGATGACGCATTTCAACTGTACGTATCATCTGGTATCGCCCCCTGAGCTGAAATTGCCAAGCTCGGTAAAGATGCATATCAAGGAAAAAGGTCTTCCGTATCATCAATATACAGGCATGGACGAAGCGATGAAAAAAGCCGATATCATTTATATGACACGTATACAGCGTGAGCGTTTTTCCGACCCCATTGAATATGAAAAAGTAAAAGATTCATATAATCTGAACCGTGCCATGCTTAGTGTGTGCAAGCCCAATGCTAAAGTGCTGCATCCGCTGCCCCGCGTGAAAGAAATCAATATTGATGTGGACGATACTCAACAGGCATATTACTTTACACAAGCGCTTAACGGTGTTTTTGTGAGGCAGGCAATACTTAAACTTATATTGGGAGTATAACCTATGGTAACAGAAAATAAATCGGCGAAAGAACTTGTGGTCTCAGCTATAGAAAACGGGACCGTAATTGACCACATCCCGACTCAAAGCGTGTTTCGTGTAATCAGCATTCTGAACCTGGACAAGGTGGAGAATCAGGTGTTGTTCGGAACCGGTCTCGACAGTCGCAAATACGGCAAAAAGGGCATTGTAAAAATCAGCAACCGCTTCTTCGAACCCGATGAAATAAACAAAATTGCGCTGGTAGCTCCTACTGCCACACTCATTATAATCCGCAATTTCAGGGTAACCGAAAAGAAAAAGGTGGAAGTTCCCGATGAGATACACCAGTTTGTGAAGTGTGTTAATCCTAACTGCATCACCAATCACGAAGCTGTTGTAACACATTTCAGCATTGTTGATAAAACTGAAATGAAACTGAAATGCCGTTATTGCGAAAAGATAACCGAACGGAAAAATATGACATTTCTATAATTTTATATTATAAATTTTAGATTTTATATTAGGAGAAATATGAGGAGGTTATAGATTGAAGGTGAAATGTTTTTTTGTTTTCAATTTAAAATTTAGAATTCAACATTTAAAATTTCTATTTTTACACGATTAAAAATCACTTCACATGAAAAGACTACCCCTATTATTTGTTGTTATGGCACTCGCCATTACAGTGAGCGCTCAGCCGAAAAAAGACAAAGCTGTTTTTAAGGAATACAAGCCCGGCTTTTATCAAAATAACATCCTTAAAGGAATTGAGGATTTCCAGAACAAAGACGAGCAACCCAAAGTTGACCGCCGCTTCAAGATTGACCTCACGGGCGCTGCTCTTCCGAACAACATTGACCTTTATACTAAAATATGGTACAACGAGCCGGTTTCACAGGGTAACACAAGTACCTGCTGGTGTTTTTCAACCACCTCGTATTTTGAAACTGAAATTTACCGCCTCACCAAACAGAAGGTGAAATTATCGGAGATGTACACGGTTTACTGGGAATATGTTGAAAAGGCACGTCGTTTTGTTCAGGAGCGCGGCAACAGTGCATTCAGCGAAGGTTCTGAGGGCAATGCCGTAACACGTATCTGGAAAAAATACGGGATTGTTCCTGAAGCGGATTATACCGGATTGAAACCGGGACAGACGTATCATACACACGAAAAAATGTTCGAAGAAATGAACGGATATCTTACCAGTGTAAAGGAATCCAATGCATGGAATGAAGAAATTGTAATCGCCAACATTAAAAGTATCTTGAATTTTTATCTGGGCGTTCCTCCCACAAAAGTTATTGCCGAAAGCAAAGAAATGACACCTCAGGATTATCTTAATAATGTGCTCAAGCTGAAGCTCGACGATTACATTGATGTTACTTCAATTCTTGAAAAGCCTTACTGGAAGCAGGTTGAATACGACGTTCCCGATAACTGGTGGCACAGTGCCGATTATTATAATCTTCCGCTTGACGATTATATGAAAGTTGTTAAAGCGGCCATCCGTGCCGGATATGGTCTGGCCATTGGGGGCGATGTGTCGGAACCCGGATTTGAAACATCCACGCAAGTGGCTATTGTGCCTACCTTCGATATTCCGTCTGAATACATTGATGAATCAGCGCGGCAGATGCGTTTCAGCAATCAAACAACTACCGACGATCACGGCATTCATCTGGTTGGGTATTACGAAAAAGACGGAAAAGACTGGTATCTGATAAAAGATTCAGGCTCCGGTTCACGCAATAACGGTAAAGACAGCAAGAATTTTGGTCATTACTTTTTCAGTGAAGACTATGTGAAGTTGAAAATGATGGACTTCATGGTTCATAAAGATATGATGAAAGACTATCTGCCCAGGTTCAAATAATGAGTAAAACTGCCCTTATTATCGGAGCCGGTCCTGCAGGGCTGACCGCCGCATACGAACTTGTTACAAAAACTGATATCAAACCTATCATCATTGAGAAAACCAATGATATCGGAGGTATTTCCAAAACGGTAGTTCATAACGGAAATCGTATTGATATTGGCGGGCACCGATTTTTCTCAAAGTCGGACCGTGTGATGAAGTGGTGGCTGGAAATCATGCCGGTGCAGGGTTCCGAATCCAAAGATGATATTCTGAAAGAAATTTTTTATCATAAAAAAAGTACACACGTTCAACTTTCGCCCAACGGTCCTGATCCTGAAAAGGAAGATAATGTAATGCTTATCAGGAGCCGTCTGTCACGGATATTTTTTCTGCGCAGGTTTTTTGATTACCCTATTACACTTAATTTGAAAACGCTGTCGAATCTGGGAATTGTCAGAATTTTCAAAATCGGGTGGACCTATATTTGGGTACAAATATTCCCTGTCAAAAATGTAAAAACGCTTGAAGACTTTTTCATCAGCAGATTTGGCACCGAGCTTTACAAAACGTTTTTTAAAGATTATACTGAAAAAGTCTGGGGCGTGCCCTGCAATGAAATAGCCGCCGACTGGGGCGCACAGCGCATCAAAGGTCTTTCGGTGACACGCGCCATGGCACACGCTGTAAAGTCCATGTTCAGGAAAGAACGGTCTATTGAGCAAAAAAAT is from Bacteroidota bacterium and encodes:
- the pyrB gene encoding aspartate carbamoyltransferase; translated protein: MKNRSLISIDDLSRDEYFQILDAAEAFEKNPNQDILKGKIVATLFFEPSTRTRLSFESAVNRMGGRVIGFSDPSGSSVQKGESLKDTILTVCSYSDLIVIRHPKEGSARYASEVGSVPVINAGDGSNQHPTQCLLDLYSIRKTQGTLDNLNIAFVGDLKHGRTVHSLAIAMTHFNCTYHLVSPPELKLPSSVKMHIKEKGLPYHQYTGMDEAMKKADIIYMTRIQRERFSDPIEYEKVKDSYNLNRAMLSVCKPNAKVLHPLPRVKEINIDVDDTQQAYYFTQALNGVFVRQAILKLILGV
- a CDS encoding cyclic 2,3-diphosphoglycerate synthase, which translates into the protein MKRKNVIIIGAAGRDFHNFNTYFRDVEEYNVLAFTAAQIPDIDGRKYPKELAGKLYPEGIPIFAESDLPKLIKDLDIDICVFAYSDVPYPRVMNMSAIVNTAGADFMLLGPKQTQVKSTKPLIAVCAVRTGCGKSQTSRRVIEILMEQGLKVVAIRHPMPYGDLNAQKVQRFATVEDLKKHKCTIEEMEEYEPHVVRGNVIYAGVDYEAILREAEKEADVILWDGGNNDFSFYKTDLFITVADPHRPGHEVNYYPGEATLRMADVVVINKIDSAAPESIQIVRDNIAKVNPKAIVIDGASPLTVDKPELIRGKRVLVIEDGPTLTHGEMKIGAGCVAAMKYGAAELVDPRQYAVGKLAETFKIYPNIGTLLPAMGYGEQQVKDLEKTIANTPCDAVVIATPIDLSRIVKIDKPCVKVGYDLQEIGHPDLDDVLCTFLKKHDLAKKGCSCCG
- the pyrI gene encoding aspartate carbamoyltransferase regulatory subunit, which gives rise to MVTENKSAKELVVSAIENGTVIDHIPTQSVFRVISILNLDKVENQVLFGTGLDSRKYGKKGIVKISNRFFEPDEINKIALVAPTATLIIIRNFRVTEKKKVEVPDEIHQFVKCVNPNCITNHEAVVTHFSIVDKTEMKLKCRYCEKITERKNMTFL
- a CDS encoding C1 family peptidase, coding for MKRLPLLFVVMALAITVSAQPKKDKAVFKEYKPGFYQNNILKGIEDFQNKDEQPKVDRRFKIDLTGAALPNNIDLYTKIWYNEPVSQGNTSTCWCFSTTSYFETEIYRLTKQKVKLSEMYTVYWEYVEKARRFVQERGNSAFSEGSEGNAVTRIWKKYGIVPEADYTGLKPGQTYHTHEKMFEEMNGYLTSVKESNAWNEEIVIANIKSILNFYLGVPPTKVIAESKEMTPQDYLNNVLKLKLDDYIDVTSILEKPYWKQVEYDVPDNWWHSADYYNLPLDDYMKVVKAAIRAGYGLAIGGDVSEPGFETSTQVAIVPTFDIPSEYIDESARQMRFSNQTTTDDHGIHLVGYYEKDGKDWYLIKDSGSGSRNNGKDSKNFGHYFFSEDYVKLKMMDFMVHKDMMKDYLPRFK